The DNA region CGCCCTGCCCACCTTTCTCGACGTGGCGGGCGGCGAGGTCCGCGTGGCGCACGGCAGCCCCCGCAGCCCGTGGGAGGACCTGCTGCTGACGGAGGTGGGCGAACACACCCACCCCGCTCACTTCCGTGAGGTGCGGGAGCGGCTGGGAGACTTCACCTTCGAGAACGGCGGGCGGGTCTGCGTCGTCGGGCACACCCACCGCGAGATGCTGAGCGTGGTGGACGGCGTGACCGTGGTGAACGCGGGCCCGGTCAGCCGCCAGAAGGACGGGCTGCCCCTCGCCCGCTGGGTGCTGCTGACCCGCCGCCGGGGAACCTGGGCCCCCGAGTTCCGCCGCACCGGGTACGACGTGGAGGCTGCGGCCGAGTGGGCACGAGCACAGGCCCCGGCGAAGCAGGCCGACTTCGAGGCGGAGTGGCTGACCCGGGGGAAGGAACCGTGACCCGTCCCCTGCGGGTGCTGTTCGTCTGCACCCAGAATCGGCTGCGCAGCCCGACCGCCGAGGCCCTCTTCCGCACCCTCCCGGATTGGGAGGTCGCCTCGGCAGGGACGGCGCGGGACGCCGACACGCCCCTCACCCGCGACCTGCTGGAGTGGGCGGACGTGGCGGTGTGCATGGAGAAGAGTCACCGCGACAGGACTTCGCTCGAAGCTGCGCGGTGTCCTACCCGACGACCGCCTCGTCACCCTCGGTGTCCCCGACGACTACGAGTTCATGGACCCGGACCTCGTGACCCTGCTGGGGCGACTGGTTCCCTCACGGTTGGCGGGGAAGGAACCCCGGTAAAGCCTTCCCTCTCAG from Deinococcus aetherius includes:
- a CDS encoding metallophosphoesterase family protein; protein product: MRLAVLGDVHGNRPALEAVLEGVWEAAPDMVLNLGDTVWGAADPGGAWALQREHAPPSVRGNTDERVAGLRGGKETMRAWLWTQLPADVPDLLAALPTFLDVAGGEVRVAHGSPRSPWEDLLLTEVGEHTHPAHFREVRERLGDFTFENGGRVCVVGHTHREMLSVVDGVTVVNAGPVSRQKDGLPLARWVLLTRRRGTWAPEFRRTGYDVEAAAEWARAQAPAKQADFEAEWLTRGKEP